A single genomic interval of Anopheles darlingi chromosome X, idAnoDarlMG_H_01, whole genome shotgun sequence harbors:
- the LOC125955132 gene encoding serine protease persephone-like isoform X1, which translates to MRPGRWYVWPLELPLVLLLLVVVVLVPSVVVGVPALETVFKDMQRFEGDACRITGPPARTGICRKAAACPTGIAAKGERCEFSGNSAVVCCPTSTDTGSRIMTRIAQQECERYHSAPSNLKDHVSGNRFRVVRGEFPFIALVRFQGNDDASIRCGASLISPRFLLTAAHCFSEVQPASVTLAALTVDDPEGDTYPVQRVHIHEGYRRRDNDIALLELTRDVTFESSVGPVCLNTDAQLSLAPSTNLTVMGWGNDGQGQQDRHLYKGTVNPVPTSECAQQFRAVAINNLALGDNQLCALGAKAGDESTDACEGDSGGPLVASVRGRPMLVGVVSTGVPCGAEVPGVYTRVSQYLDWIEPIVWPSK; encoded by the exons aTGCGCCCCGGTAGGTGGTATGTGTGGCCATTAGAGCTACCGttagtgttgttgctgctggtggtggtggtgttggtaccCAGTGTGGTCGTCGGTGTGCCGGCATTGGAAACCGTGTTCAAGGACATGCAAAGATTCG AGGGCGACGCATGCCGTATCACGGGTCCACCGGCCCGGACCGGTATCTGCAGGAAGGCGGCCGCCTGCCCGACCGGCATCGCGGCCAAGGGTGAACGGTGCGAGTTCAGCGGCAACAGTGCGGTCGTTTGCTGCCCAACGTCAACCGACACCGGTAGCCGCATCATGACGCGCATCGCCCAGCAGGAGTGCGAACGGTACCACAGCGCACCGTCCAACCTGAAGGATCACGTCTCGGGCAACCGGTTCCGGGTGGTGCGGGGCGAGTTTCCGTTTATCGCGCTGGTGCGCTTCCAGGGCAACGATGACGCGAGcattcggtgcggtgcgtccCTCATCTCGCCCCGCTTCCTGCTGACGGCGGCCCACTGCTTCAGCGAGGTGCAACCGGCGAGCGTTACGCTGGCCGCGCTGACCGTCGACGATCCCGAGGGTGACACCTACCCGGTACAGCGGGTCCACATCCACGAGGGCTATCGGCGGCGCGACAACGATATCGCCCTGCTCGAGCTGACGCGTGACGTCACGTTCGAATCGTCGGTCGGGCCGGTTTGCCTCAACACCGACGCACAGCTCTCGCTCGCACCATCCACCAACCTGACCGTGATGGGCTGGGGTAACGATGGGCAGGGCCAGCAGGATAGGCACCTGTACAAAGGCACCGTCAACCCGGTGCCGACAAGCGAGTGCGCCCAGCAGTTTCGTGCGGTCGCCATCAACAATCTCGCGCTCGGTGACAATCAGCTGTGCGCGCTCGGTGCGAAAGCGGGCGACGAATCAACCGATGCGTGTGAGGGTGACTCGGGTGGACCACTGGTAGCGAGCGTACGGGGACGACCCATGCTCGTCGGTGTCGTCTCCACCGGGGTACCGTGCGGTGCGGAGGTACCGGGCGTCTACACCCGCGTCTCGCAATACCTCGACTggatcgaaccgatcgtaTGGCCCAGCAAATGA
- the LOC125955132 gene encoding serine protease persephone-like isoform X2, translating into MPALRVLLLLLSPLLLLLPTVASMPQDIYFPGRSSESPYEGDACRITGPPARTGICRKAAACPTGIAAKGERCEFSGNSAVVCCPTSTDTGSRIMTRIAQQECERYHSAPSNLKDHVSGNRFRVVRGEFPFIALVRFQGNDDASIRCGASLISPRFLLTAAHCFSEVQPASVTLAALTVDDPEGDTYPVQRVHIHEGYRRRDNDIALLELTRDVTFESSVGPVCLNTDAQLSLAPSTNLTVMGWGNDGQGQQDRHLYKGTVNPVPTSECAQQFRAVAINNLALGDNQLCALGAKAGDESTDACEGDSGGPLVASVRGRPMLVGVVSTGVPCGAEVPGVYTRVSQYLDWIEPIVWPSK; encoded by the exons ATGCCAGCACTacgagtgttgttgttgttgttgtcgccgctcctgctgctactgcccaCGGTGGCCAGCATGCCGCAGGACATCTACTTCCCGGGCCGGAGCTCCGAATCGCCCTACG AGGGCGACGCATGCCGTATCACGGGTCCACCGGCCCGGACCGGTATCTGCAGGAAGGCGGCCGCCTGCCCGACCGGCATCGCGGCCAAGGGTGAACGGTGCGAGTTCAGCGGCAACAGTGCGGTCGTTTGCTGCCCAACGTCAACCGACACCGGTAGCCGCATCATGACGCGCATCGCCCAGCAGGAGTGCGAACGGTACCACAGCGCACCGTCCAACCTGAAGGATCACGTCTCGGGCAACCGGTTCCGGGTGGTGCGGGGCGAGTTTCCGTTTATCGCGCTGGTGCGCTTCCAGGGCAACGATGACGCGAGcattcggtgcggtgcgtccCTCATCTCGCCCCGCTTCCTGCTGACGGCGGCCCACTGCTTCAGCGAGGTGCAACCGGCGAGCGTTACGCTGGCCGCGCTGACCGTCGACGATCCCGAGGGTGACACCTACCCGGTACAGCGGGTCCACATCCACGAGGGCTATCGGCGGCGCGACAACGATATCGCCCTGCTCGAGCTGACGCGTGACGTCACGTTCGAATCGTCGGTCGGGCCGGTTTGCCTCAACACCGACGCACAGCTCTCGCTCGCACCATCCACCAACCTGACCGTGATGGGCTGGGGTAACGATGGGCAGGGCCAGCAGGATAGGCACCTGTACAAAGGCACCGTCAACCCGGTGCCGACAAGCGAGTGCGCCCAGCAGTTTCGTGCGGTCGCCATCAACAATCTCGCGCTCGGTGACAATCAGCTGTGCGCGCTCGGTGCGAAAGCGGGCGACGAATCAACCGATGCGTGTGAGGGTGACTCGGGTGGACCACTGGTAGCGAGCGTACGGGGACGACCCATGCTCGTCGGTGTCGTCTCCACCGGGGTACCGTGCGGTGCGGAGGTACCGGGCGTCTACACCCGCGTCTCGCAATACCTCGACTggatcgaaccgatcgtaTGGCCCAGCAAATGA
- the LOC125955106 gene encoding serine protease persephone-like has product MLDRDRGIQPWGGLRPTGYLGPFAILIVLVRAMLATDQIVLHQDPMLYEGDACQLRNGTAGTCQPANECEWARERPWQKTELVTCSFNQSMPIVCCVRRLESRISTKRISETQCDQYPNPTGLSDHIFNGVAAQFGEFPHMAALGYGDSTGNGTTAPTTASEPPPSLFRCAASLISRHFLLTAAHCLRERPTFARLGVLELQPARVIDEPLDIGIRTAIPHPDYNPVTYRNDIALLELEQPALDWPFVDPVCLYTKPIGNGTAPLPSPLLSVQGWGTVLPGDTDPAPRLMKANITVLERDTCIGSLPRNRRNPAGLHEGQLCALGRNERNETVADTCPGDSGGPLELIVPGGRHYLVGITSNGYACGSPIPGIYTEIAHYLDWIESIVWPATTTTTTTNTTTGGQP; this is encoded by the exons ATGCTGGATCGTGACCGTGGCATCCAGCCGTGGGGTGGCCTACGGCCAACCGGCTACCTCGGACCGTTCGCCATCTtgatcgtcctcgtccgggCAATGCTCGCTACCGACCAGATCGTGCTGCACCAGGATCCGATGCTGTACG AGGGTGATGCCTGTCAGCTGAGGAACGGTACGGCCGGGACCTGCCAGCCGGCGAACGAGTGTGAATGGGCCAGGGAGCGCCCGTGGCAGAAGACCGAGCTGGTCACCTGCTCGTTCAACCAGTCGATGCCGATCGTGTGCTGCGTACGGCGGCTTGAATCCCGCATCAG CACGAAGCGCATCAGTGAGACGCAGTGCGACCAGTACCCGAACCCAACCGGACTGTCGGATCACATCTTCAACGGTGTGGCGGCCCAGTTCGGTGAGTTCCCGCATATGGCCGCCCTCGGGTACGGTGACAGTACCGGGAACGGTACCACGGCTCCGACGACGGCATCAGAACCACCGCCATCCCTGTTCCGGTGCGCCGCCAGCCTTATCTCGAGGCACTTTCTGCTGACGGCTGCGCACTGTTTGCGCGAGCGGCCCACCTTCGCCCGGCTTGGCGTGCTCGAGCTGCAACCGGCCCGTGTCATCGATGAGCCACTGGACATCGGGATCCGGACCGCGATACCGCATCCCGATTACAACCCGGTCACGTACCGGAACGATATCGCGCTGCTCGAGCTAGAGCAGCCGGCCCTCGATTGGCCGTTCGTCGATCCGGTCTGCCTCTACACGAAACCGATCGGCAACGGAACGGCACCGTTACCGTCACCGCTACTGTCGGTGCAGGGCTGGGGTACGGTGCTACCGGGTGACACCGATCCGGCGCCCCGGCTCATGAAGGCCAACATAACGGTGCTGGAGCGGGACACGTGCATCGGATCGCTTCCCCGCAATCGCCGCAATCCGGCCGGCCTGCACGAGGGGCAGCTGTGTGCGCTTGGGCGcaacgagcgaaacgaaacggtggcCGATACCTGTCCGGGCGATTCGGGCGGTCCGCTCGAGCTGATCGTCCCCGGTGGTCGCCACTATCTGGTCGGTATCACGTCGAACGGGTACGCTTGTGGTTCGCCGATACCGGGCATCTACACCGAGATCGCGCACtatctcgattggatcgagTCGATCGTCTGGCctgccacaaccaccaccaccaccaccaacaccaccaccggtggccaaccATGA
- the LOC125955122 gene encoding serine protease persephone-like: MSQFGRAVGRVSCSLLLLATFCSLPLQTHSNTLYEGDACKLRDGSQGVCTKAAECQWFINTILRPRRFKEAVRCSFLVDTEVVCCKRNWIPEARTERPTEPPTEEPTEIPTEPPTEPPTQTVPIESKNVGLKTGDRSRRACEQYSYESQTYNIINGQEAAESEYPFMAALGYPSNEPAASVRYRCGASLISANFLLTAAHCKKGNGPTTALLGTVSIAAGHDGIEVGVKRVIAHKQYRSSSKYHDIALVELQEPVEYNILVMPICLHDDPQDLPENSVLSAEGFGIVDENYQLSSTRLMKVNLTTVPRLRCNQIFADANLLGTRKLLQGIVETQYCTIGSLDNKTELRGDACQGDSGGPVQIKTGEKYRLVGVISFGHSCGSYIPGVTTRVAAYIDWIESIVWA; encoded by the exons ATGAGCCAGTTTGGACGAGCGGTTGGTCGAGTGAGTTGCTCGTTGCTCCTTCTAGCTACATTCTGTTCCTTACCCCTCCAGACACACAGCAATACTCTTTATG aaggagatgCGTGCAAGCTGCGCGATGGCTCCCAGGGTGTCTGCACAAAGGCGGCCGAGTGCCAATGGTTCATCAACACCATTCTGAGACCGAGGAGGTTTAAGGAGGCAGTACGGTGTTCGTTTCTCGTCGACACCGAGGTGGTCTGCTGCAAGCGGAACTGGATCCCCGAGGCCCGAACCGAGCGTCCGACGGAACCACCGACGGAGGAACCGACGGAGATACCGACGGagccaccgaccgaaccgCCGACCCAAACTGTTcccatcgaatcgaagaacGTGGGCCTTAAGACGGGCGATCGGTCACGCCGTGCCTGTGAGCAGTACAGCTACGAGTCGCAGACCTACAATATTATCAATGGGCAGGAAGCGGCGGAGAGCGAGTACCCGTTTATGGCGGCCCTCGGCTACCCGTCCAATGAACCCGCAGCCAGCGTCAGATATCGGTGCGGGGCCAGTCTGATCTCCGCCAACTTCCTGTTGACCGCGGCCCATtgtaaaaaaggaaacggacCAACGACGGCCCTCCTGGGTACTGTCAGCATCGCCGCAGGTCACGATGGAATCGAGGTCGGCGTGAAGAGGGTCATTGCACATAAACAGTACAGGTCGAGCAGCAAATACCACGACATAGCGCTGGTGGAGCTACAGGAACCGGTTGAGTACAATATCCTCGTTATGCCGATCTGTCTGCACGATGATCCGCAGGATCTGCCGGAGAACAGTGTACTGTCGGCGGAAGGGTTCGGTATCGTCGATGAAAATT ATCAACTTTCCTCGACCAGACTGATGAAGGTTAACCTGACGACGGTACCGAGGCTCCGGTGCAACCAGATCTTTGCGGACGCCAACCTGCTGGGAACCCGGAAGCTACTGCAGGGTATCGTCGAGACGCAGTACTGTACAATCGGCAGTCTGGATAATAAAACCGAGCTAAGAGGTGACGCCTGTCAGGGCGATTCGGGTGGGCCGGTGCAGATCAAAACCGGGGAGAAGTACCGGCTCGTCGGTGTCATATCGTTTGGCCACAGCTGCGGCAGTTACATACCGGGCGTTACGACGCGCGTAGCCGCTTACATCGATTGGATCGAAAGTATCGTGTGGGCGTGA
- the LOC125955126 gene encoding serine protease persephone-like, producing MGQLERSVRPMAGGSLVLLVTAATLCSLPHPSHSQVLYEGDACVLRDGSPGVCTESTQCPWFLETIVKNKRFADRVSCGFDGLNEVICCKQARAQMTGVRSRLACTSVPDYESRLTFHIIDGEEAEDGEFPFMAALGYPSDEPEVNVSYRCGASLISPDFLLTAAHCIPTSDRPTVAILGTNNLAPGNHGTVIRLKAFFPHPEYKSNRNYHDIALVQLERAIENEPDVNPICLHDDRQDLAENTVLSAEGYGIIDLDRNQRSNQLMKVNLTTVPWLKCNQSFADANLLKNNRKLPQGIVDTQYCTTGTENTVTKVVGDTCQGDSGGPLQVLVDKKYRLVGVTSFGNGCGSNTPNVSTRVAAYIEWIESIVWA from the exons ATGGGACAGCTGGAGCGATCGGTTCGACCGATGGCCGGTGGCTCGTTGGTACTGCTGGTTACGGCCGCTACGCTCTGTTCCCTGCCCCACCCGAGTCACAGTCAGGTCCTTTACG AGGGCGATGCATGCGTACTGCGCGATGGTTCACCGGGTGTCTGCACCGAGTCGACCCAGTGCCCCTGGTTTCTGGAGACGATCGTGAAGAACAAGCGGTTCGCGGACCGTGTGAGCTGCGGGTTCGACGGGCTGAACGAGGTGATCTGCTGCAAGCAGGCCCGGGCCCAGATGACGGGTGTGCGATCGCGGCTCGCCTGCACCAGCGTACCGGACTACGAGTCCCGGCTAACCTTCCACATTATCGACGGTGAGGAGGCGGAGGATGGTGAGTTCCCGTTCATGGCGGCCCTCGGCTACCCGTCCGATGAGCCGGAGGTGAACGTGAGCTACCGGTGCGGGGCCAGCCTGATCTCGCCCGACTTTCTGCTGACCGCCGCCCACTGCATCCCGACGAGCGACCGGCCGACGGTGGCGATCCTCGGTACCAACAACCTGGCCCCCGGTAACCACGGGACCGTGATCCGGCTGAAGGCCTTCTTTCCGCACCCGGAGTACAAGTCGAACCGGAACTACCACGATATCGCGCTGGTGCAGCtggagcgagcgatcgagaacGAGCCGGACGTGAACCCGATCTGTCTGCATGACGATCGGCAGGATCTGGCGGAGAACACGGTCCTCTCGGCCGAGGGTTACGGCATTATCGATCTCGACC GCAATCAACGGTCCAACCAGCTGATGAAGGTCAACCTGACGACGGTACCGTGGCTCAAGTGCAACCAGAGCTTCGCGGACGCCAATCTGCTGAAGAACAACCGGAAGCTACCGCAGGGGATCGTCGATACGCAGTACTGCACCACCGGTACGGAGAACACCGTCACCAAGGTGGTGGGTGATACGTGTCAGGGGGATTCGGGTGGGCCGCTGCAGGTACTGGTCGACAAGAAGTACCGGCTGGTCGGCGTCACATCCTTTGGTAACGGTTGCGGCAGTAACACGCCGAACGTTTCAACGCGCGTTGCCGCTTACATCGAATGGATCGAAAGTATCGTGTGGGCGTGA
- the LOC125956992 gene encoding serine protease persephone-like, translating to MTLADGSPQPPVTIGWSKKQLFENDTCTLRSGRLGICRRGADCGWARTGLRDRTLTHAELSICGFDGTEPIICCFPGESLLQRGMQSAVQACDGYDGVQSELSFHIVGGEDAYRGEVPFIAALGYREPTSRAEDTPEDADGGPVMDGTGPSYLWACGSTLIAPSFVLTAAHCIETDHGRPVVVRMGTTNLLNPPNPAAVQHRTVKEHHVHPAYRRRYAYHDIGLIEVSTGFIFDEDVRPACIHPAATDLATTIQLLAAGWGDDGQRSRSPDRLLRTNLSTVPLDECRVRLRTVRVLPSSHLPDGLLDQQYCAVGHQLASGSGGEGAGGYHSDTCSGDSGGPLYYIGEQPSQKYVLAGITSVGTGCGSGTPAIYTRPYHYLDWIATIVWPTDANTD from the exons ATGACACTGGCCGATGGGTCGCCGCAACCGCCGGTTACCATCGGCTGGTCGAAGAAGCAGCTGTTCG AGAATGACACGTGCACACTGCGCTCGGGCCGTTTGGGCATCTGCCGGCGAGGGGCCGACTGTGGTTGGGCGCGAACCGGACTCCGGGATCGGACACTGACGCACGCCGAGCTCTCGATCTGTGGCTTCGACGGCACGGAACCCATCATCTGTTGCTTCCCGGGCGAATCGTTACT cCAGCGGGGAATGCAATCAGCGGTGCAGGCATGCGACGGTTATGACGGTGTGCAGTCCGAGCTGTCATTCCACATCGTCGGTGGGGAGGATGCGTACCGGGGTGAGGTACCGTTCATTGCAGCGCTCGGTTATCGCGAGCCAACCAGCCGAGCCGAGGATACGCCCGAGGATGCGGACGGTGGGCCAGTGATGGACGGTACGGGGCCGAGCTACCTGTGGGCCTGCGGTAGTACCCTTATTGCGCCCTCCTTCGTCCTTACCGCGGCACACTGCATCGAGACGGACCATgggcgaccggtggtggtgcgcatgGGTACGACCAACCTGCTTAACCCCCCGAACCCGGCCGCTGTACAGCACCGTACGGTTAAG GAACATCACGTACACCCGGCATACCGGCGCCGCTACGCGTACCACGACATCGGTTTGATCGAGGTGTCGACCGGGTTCATCTTCGATGAGGACGTCCGACCGGCCTGCATCCACCCGGCTGCGACCGATCTCGCCACCACGATCCAGCTGCTGGCGGCCGGCTGGGGTGACGATGGTCAGCGGTCCCGGAGCCCCGACCGGTTACTGCGGACCAACCTCAGCACCGTACCGCTCGACGAGTGCCGGGTACGGTTGCGTACGGTGCGCGTGCTACCCAGCTCCCACCTACCGGACGGTCTCCTCGATCAGCAGTACTGCGCCGTCGGTCACCAGCTggccagtggtagtggtggtgaaggggcTGGGGGCTACCACTCGGATACCTGCAGTGGCGACTCGGGCGGACCGCTCTACTACATCGGTGAGCAGCCCTCGCAGAAGTACGTTCTGGCCGGCATCACCTCGGTCGGTACCGGGTGCGGATCGGgtacgccggccatctatacCCGCCCCTACCACTACCTCGATTGGATCGCCACCATTGTGTGGCCGACGGACGCGAACACTGACTGA
- the LOC125957062 gene encoding uncharacterized protein LOC125957062 has product MRAKTILEVSLDCREPGLPTGNRTTHERVLITAYRPLYESDRKRDYLDAQGQKLHTLQEYLDDRAPYVSVGMDPTLAIPYGTEACVPELNRHFRRPVRLRVADHHEDLRGGAYRRLEICVRTQEDSYDDAVNLLQATLVLGAPYSPA; this is encoded by the coding sequence CCATTCTCGAGGTTAGTCTGGACTGCCGGGAGCCGGGACTGCCGACGGGAAATCGGACGACACACGAGCGTGTACTGATCACCGCCTATCGGCCCCTGTACGAGAGTGACCGCAAGCGCGATTACCTGGACGCGCAGGGCCAGAAGCTGCACACGCTCCAGGAGTACCTGGACGATCGGGCACCGTACGTGAGCGTTGGCATGGATCCAACGCTCGCCATCCCGTACGGTACGGAGGCGTGCGTGCCCGAGCTGAATCGCCATTTCCGGCGCCCGGTACGGTTGCGTGTGGCCGACCACCACGAGGATCTGCGGGGTGGCGCCTACCGGCGGCTGGAGATTTGCGTCCGCACGCAGGAGGACAGCTACGACGATGCGGTCAATCTGCTGCAGGCGACGCTCGTCCTCGGTGCTCCGTACTCTCCGGCTTAA